A stretch of the bacterium genome encodes the following:
- a CDS encoding adenylyltransferase/cytidyltransferase family protein translates to MKKVVIFGTFDVFHPGHASFLKQAKKLGDSLLVVVARDFHVQRVKNKLPLNSEKSRAQKIRRFKLADQVILGSKTHNFYRTLRSHKIDILALGYDQKPTVAELKRDLRRHRLGEVKIVRLRGLKPEIYKTSKLQKES, encoded by the coding sequence ATGAAAAAAGTAGTTATCTTTGGAACTTTTGATGTTTTCCATCCAGGACACGCAAGTTTTCTCAAGCAAGCCAAGAAACTGGGTGACTCCTTGTTGGTGGTGGTTGCTCGGGACTTTCACGTTCAGCGGGTCAAAAATAAACTTCCATTGAACTCAGAAAAAAGCCGGGCGCAAAAAATTAGAAGGTTTAAACTAGCAGACCAGGTCATCCTCGGCTCTAAAACCCACAACTTTTACCGTACTTTGAGAAGCCACAAAATAGATATTTTAGCTTTGGGCTATGATCAGAAACCGACAGTAGCGGAGTTAAAAAGAGATTTAAGAAGGCATCGGCTAGGAGAAGTAAAAATTGTACGTCTTCGCGGCCTAAAACCCGAGATTTACAAGACTTCAAAACTGCAAAAAGAAAGTTAG
- a CDS encoding helix-turn-helix domain-containing protein has translation MKRVGQILSEARKNKGLSLEDVEQATKIRKKTLLLLEEGVWQALPSPIFVRGLLKNYGKFLGISAEDVLAFYRREFDEKKVVLPRRTILKNPSSFRLTPRWVTGFVALVVMSLVLGYLFVQYRSFTGTPFLEVVEPKDNTKIQGDQANVVGRTWPDAILKINGQEVQLDPGGSFSVAVSLPEGVNTITVTAANRFGKISTEKRTLVVSPKTENEPPPKTKVELKIKIGPNAVSISAEVDGKISFEGVLASGAERVFQAERRIRLISHNAGSTTTTFEGKESILGKEGETIEKSFP, from the coding sequence GTGAAACGGGTAGGACAAATCCTTTCGGAAGCCAGAAAAAACAAGGGCTTGAGCCTTGAAGACGTCGAACAAGCCACCAAGATTCGCAAAAAAACTCTACTTCTTCTTGAGGAGGGGGTTTGGCAAGCCCTTCCCTCGCCGATTTTCGTCAGAGGTTTACTTAAAAATTATGGAAAATTTCTTGGGATCTCGGCTGAGGATGTCCTCGCTTTCTACCGCCGTGAGTTTGACGAGAAGAAAGTTGTCCTACCTCGCCGAACGATCCTGAAAAACCCCTCCAGCTTCCGTCTGACTCCTCGTTGGGTGACTGGTTTTGTCGCCCTTGTCGTGATGAGTCTCGTCCTCGGTTATCTCTTTGTTCAGTATCGAAGCTTCACTGGCACACCTTTTCTAGAGGTCGTAGAACCAAAGGACAATACGAAAATCCAAGGAGATCAAGCCAATGTAGTTGGTCGCACCTGGCCTGACGCGATTTTGAAAATTAACGGTCAGGAAGTGCAGCTTGATCCAGGTGGAAGTTTTTCAGTTGCGGTTAGTCTCCCGGAAGGGGTCAACACGATCACTGTCACTGCCGCCAATCGTTTTGGAAAAATTTCTACTGAAAAGCGAACGCTAGTAGTTAGTCCAAAAACTGAAAATGAACCGCCCCCAAAAACAAAAGTTGAGCTGAAAATAAAAATTGGACCAAACGCAGTCAGTATCAGTGCTGAGGTTGACGGCAAAATTTCCTTTGAAGGGGTTTTGGCCTCTGGGGCGGAAAGAGTCTTTCAGGCCGAAAGAAGAATACGCTTAATCAGTCACAACGCCGGCTCAACTACAACTACCTTTGAGGGGAAAGAGTCAATTTTGGGTAAAGAAGGGGAAACGATCGAAAAAAGCTTCCCCTAG
- a CDS encoding DNA translocase FtsK — MAYRSRRYGSRSPFKLKIKKKTAQTVAGLFLLLASILSLLAFFGGPGLAEIVKLKLFDYFGWLTFLVPFAMAEAALLALKARWSFVSANTAAGLAGFIICLDALTAWFFPSAAGIVGRYLFNFTATFLSSLGAGFTFLVLSIASFVVIFNTSLERTFELLGQAFGLGFAGSKNAYSKIAELRNKEPKDERLPFKTKGMDESKEKDPVDPTALTTAMVSNLPAENQVWEYPPLDMLSETIGSKAVRGDIKNSAAVIEKTLESFGIQARVVEVNMGPAVTQYALEIALGTKLTKITSLANDIALGLAAPTGTVRIEAPIPGKSLVGIEVPNITPETVPLKSVLVSGSMQKAKSKISLALGLDVSGSPLVTDLARMPHVLIAGSTGSGKSVAINAFIATLLFRATPSEVKLILVDPKIVELSGWNGIPHLLTPVITEAEKVISALKWAVTEMEKRYKKFAEVGARNIDSFNEMSGFQALPYIIIIIDELADLMLFAPVEVEDAITRLAQMSRATGIHMILATQRPSVDVITGLIKANIPARIAFNVASQVDSRVIIDQVGADKLLGRGDMLYVPPDASKPQRIQGVFVSEPETNKLIEFLKKSGVEPQYTEEVTTMPVNARAGRVGNGGGSQDELFEEAVRIVCQFDRASASLLQRKLSVGYARAARILDELEAAGVVGSQDGSKARDVLVKDPARVLGGGEGQEA; from the coding sequence TGGACTCTTTTTGCTACTGGCTTCAATTCTAAGTTTACTAGCATTTTTTGGTGGTCCCGGGCTAGCCGAGATAGTTAAATTAAAACTGTTTGATTATTTTGGTTGGCTGACCTTTTTGGTTCCCTTTGCCATGGCGGAAGCTGCACTACTTGCTCTCAAGGCTCGCTGGAGTTTCGTTTCAGCCAACACTGCCGCAGGACTGGCCGGTTTTATTATTTGCTTAGACGCGCTTACGGCTTGGTTTTTTCCTTCAGCGGCTGGAATAGTTGGTCGCTATCTCTTTAACTTCACCGCTACTTTTTTATCTAGTCTCGGAGCTGGGTTTACTTTTCTCGTTCTGAGTATTGCTTCCTTTGTCGTTATCTTTAATACCTCGCTGGAGAGGACTTTTGAACTTTTGGGGCAAGCTTTTGGGCTTGGCTTTGCTGGTAGTAAAAATGCTTACAGTAAAATTGCGGAGTTAAGAAACAAAGAGCCAAAAGACGAAAGGTTGCCCTTTAAGACCAAGGGTATGGACGAAAGTAAAGAAAAAGATCCAGTCGATCCAACTGCTTTGACTACAGCGATGGTGAGCAATCTGCCAGCGGAGAACCAAGTTTGGGAATACCCCCCGCTCGACATGCTTTCAGAAACGATTGGTTCGAAAGCAGTTCGTGGGGATATAAAAAACAGTGCCGCTGTCATTGAGAAAACGCTCGAAAGTTTTGGTATTCAGGCACGCGTAGTTGAAGTCAACATGGGACCGGCGGTGACTCAGTACGCACTCGAAATTGCGCTGGGAACCAAACTGACTAAAATTACTTCACTAGCCAACGACATTGCTCTTGGACTAGCCGCCCCGACCGGAACAGTGCGAATTGAAGCCCCGATTCCGGGAAAATCCTTGGTAGGTATTGAAGTTCCCAACATCACTCCGGAAACAGTTCCTCTCAAATCAGTTTTGGTTTCTGGTTCAATGCAGAAGGCAAAATCAAAGATTAGTCTTGCTTTGGGGCTCGATGTTTCTGGCAGTCCCTTGGTGACAGACTTAGCAAGAATGCCGCACGTTCTTATCGCCGGCTCGACCGGATCAGGAAAAAGTGTCGCCATAAATGCTTTTATTGCCACCTTACTTTTTCGGGCAACGCCATCCGAGGTTAAATTAATTCTAGTGGACCCGAAGATAGTTGAGCTTTCGGGCTGGAACGGAATTCCCCACCTTCTTACCCCGGTTATCACCGAAGCAGAAAAAGTCATTTCTGCACTAAAATGGGCGGTCACGGAAATGGAAAAAAGGTACAAAAAATTTGCTGAAGTCGGAGCACGCAACATCGATTCTTTCAACGAGATGAGTGGTTTTCAGGCCCTGCCTTACATCATCATTATTATCGATGAGCTCGCTGACTTGATGCTCTTTGCTCCGGTCGAAGTCGAAGACGCGATTACTCGTTTAGCCCAAATGAGTCGAGCGACAGGGATTCATATGATTTTGGCCACCCAGCGACCTAGTGTTGATGTTATTACCGGTCTGATCAAGGCTAATATCCCAGCGCGTATTGCTTTCAACGTTGCTTCTCAGGTCGATTCTCGTGTCATCATTGACCAAGTTGGGGCCGATAAACTTCTCGGCCGAGGAGACATGCTTTATGTTCCCCCAGACGCTTCAAAACCGCAACGTATCCAAGGAGTTTTTGTTTCCGAACCGGAAACCAACAAGCTGATCGAGTTTTTGAAAAAATCTGGAGTTGAACCGCAGTATACTGAAGAAGTAACCACTATGCCCGTCAATGCTAGAGCTGGAAGAGTTGGAAACGGGGGAGGCTCCCAAGACGAACTTTTTGAAGAAGCGGTTCGGATAGTTTGCCAATTTGATCGTGCTAGTGCTTCGCTTTTGCAAAGAAAACTCTCGGTTGGTTACGCTCGGGCAGCTCGGATTTTGGACGAACTGGAAGCTGCTGGAGTGGTTGGCAGTCAAGACGGATCAAAAGCTCGAGATGTGCTCGTCAAAGATCCTGCCCGGGTCCTTGGAGGGGGGGAAGGACAAGAAGCGTAG